CAATTACATATACAAATAATAATCGCGATATATAATTTTATGAGCGTCGAAGTATATAAGTTATTCATACCAAAGGATGAGGAGTGTATTGCAATTATAAGGGAGATTAGATGGAGTGATAGATATATTTGCCCATATTGTGGTTCGAAAGATGTTGTAAGATACAGATGTAATTCGTG
This genomic window from Methanotorris formicicus Mc-S-70 contains:
- a CDS encoding transposase, whose protein sequence is MSVEVYKLFIPKDEECIAIIREIRWSDRYICPYCGSKDVVRYRCNS